The following proteins are encoded in a genomic region of Chryseobacterium cucumeris:
- the pncA gene encoding bifunctional nicotinamidase/pyrazinamidase: MKKALIIVDVQNDFCEGGALAVPGASEIIPYINLLMEENEYDQVVLTQDWHPAGHKSFASSNGRKVGESIILNGVPQFMWPDHCIQGTFGAEFHKDLNRDKVTHIIQKGKNIEIDSYSGFQDNNHFMKTGLDDFLKYHDIQLVEIVGLALDYCVKFTAQDAVANGYITCLHFNGTRAVNVKPDNARDAIYEMIEKGVTVLG; the protein is encoded by the coding sequence ATGAAAAAAGCGTTAATAATAGTCGATGTACAGAATGACTTTTGTGAAGGCGGAGCACTTGCTGTCCCTGGAGCCAGCGAAATTATTCCATACATCAATCTCTTGATGGAGGAAAATGAATATGATCAGGTGGTTCTTACACAAGACTGGCATCCTGCAGGTCATAAAAGTTTTGCAAGCAGCAATGGAAGAAAGGTGGGGGAAAGCATTATTCTCAATGGAGTTCCGCAATTTATGTGGCCGGATCATTGTATTCAGGGGACTTTCGGAGCAGAATTCCATAAAGATCTGAACAGAGATAAAGTAACCCATATTATACAAAAAGGTAAAAATATTGAAATTGACAGCTACAGCGGTTTTCAGGATAACAATCACTTTATGAAAACCGGTTTGGATGATTTCTTAAAATATCACGACATTCAATTGGTAGAAATCGTAGGACTGGCATTAGATTATTGTGTTAAGTTCACTGCACAGGATGCAGTAGCTAATGGATATATAACCTGTCTTCATTTCAATGGAACACGTGCAGTAAATGTAAAACCAGACAATGCCAGAGATGCCATCTATGAAATGATTGAGAAAGGAGTAACTGTTCTGGGATAA
- a CDS encoding porin family protein: MKKLILGLALTAGTFAFAQQTGNTSSNPVTFGVKGGMNVSSLSNGADLSDSKSKIGFNAGVFANIPLASSFSVQPEVLYNDLGSKVTREYSVLGNNYKSEYSRNLGYVAVPVMFQYNATPEFFLEAGPEFGFLVSAKDKLKSSTNNSNNTQVATLDKDDFQTFNFGIGIGAGYYFIPNLGITARYTAGLTDIYKNNSGDAVKNNVFQVGLAYRFK, encoded by the coding sequence ATGAAAAAGTTAATTTTAGGATTAGCGTTAACTGCAGGAACATTCGCATTCGCTCAACAGACAGGAAACACATCTTCTAATCCGGTAACATTTGGGGTAAAAGGAGGAATGAACGTTTCTTCACTTTCTAACGGTGCAGATTTAAGTGATTCTAAATCAAAAATTGGTTTTAATGCAGGAGTTTTCGCCAACATCCCATTAGCAAGTTCTTTTAGTGTGCAGCCGGAAGTTCTTTATAATGACTTAGGTTCAAAAGTAACAAGAGAATATTCAGTACTTGGTAATAATTATAAGAGCGAATATTCAAGAAATTTAGGATACGTTGCTGTACCGGTAATGTTCCAGTATAATGCAACACCTGAGTTCTTCCTTGAAGCAGGTCCTGAATTTGGATTTCTTGTAAGCGCTAAAGATAAGTTAAAAAGTTCAACAAACAACAGTAACAATACACAAGTTGCCACTCTTGACAAAGATGATTTCCAGACTTTTAACTTTGGTATAGGTATTGGTGCAGGATATTACTTCATTCCTAATTTAGGAATTACAGCAAGATATACTGCAGGTCTTACTGACATTTACAAGAATAATTCTGGTGATGCTGTAAAAAACAATGTATTCCAGGTAGGTTTAGCTTATAGATTCAAATAA
- the ytxJ gene encoding bacillithiol system redox-active protein YtxJ produces MSFFDKIFGGKSENPEQKTFWKKIESEEDLTKAIEDSFQNKIAIFKHSTSCFISRTVLKNFEKEVENSEQPVHVYYLDLLAHRPVSNKIAADFEIRHESPQLIVIENGKPVNSASHQDISLSQIVS; encoded by the coding sequence ATGAGTTTTTTTGATAAAATATTCGGTGGGAAAAGTGAAAACCCTGAGCAAAAAACATTCTGGAAAAAGATAGAATCTGAAGAGGATCTTACAAAAGCTATAGAAGATTCTTTTCAAAATAAGATCGCCATATTCAAGCATTCTACAAGCTGTTTTATCAGCAGAACTGTTCTGAAAAATTTTGAAAAAGAAGTAGAGAATTCAGAGCAGCCGGTACATGTATACTATCTGGATTTATTGGCTCACCGACCTGTTTCCAACAAAATAGCCGCAGATTTTGAGATCAGACACGAAAGTCCGCAGCTGATTGTCATAGAGAACGGAAAACCTGTTAACAGTGCTTCACACCAGGATATTTCTTTAAGCCAGATTGTATCATGA
- a CDS encoding porin family protein codes for MKKIFLGLALVAGTFAFSQKTSTSTASSSPVRFGVKAGLNISTLTENDFNSKAGFYGGLFANIPVAQDFSFQPEVLYNGMGAKIKGTNDIKVNLDYISVPLMLQYNALPNLYLEAGPQFSFLINSKLKADSNSADAKDLFKGFDFGIGLGAGYYFTDNIGITARYVAGLTDVAKDRPDLSEDKAKNGVFQVGLAYKF; via the coding sequence ATGAAAAAGATTTTTTTAGGCCTTGCGCTTGTTGCAGGTACTTTTGCTTTCTCTCAGAAGACTTCAACTTCTACTGCTTCTTCTTCTCCAGTTAGATTTGGTGTGAAAGCAGGTCTTAATATTTCAACTCTTACCGAGAATGACTTCAATTCAAAAGCGGGATTCTACGGAGGGTTATTTGCTAATATTCCTGTAGCTCAGGACTTCTCTTTCCAACCAGAAGTGTTATACAACGGAATGGGTGCAAAAATTAAAGGTACTAATGATATAAAAGTAAATCTGGATTATATTTCTGTACCGTTAATGCTTCAGTATAATGCCTTGCCTAACCTATATCTGGAAGCAGGACCTCAGTTCAGCTTTTTGATTAACTCAAAACTGAAAGCTGATTCCAATTCTGCAGATGCTAAAGATCTGTTCAAAGGTTTCGACTTCGGAATTGGTCTTGGAGCAGGATATTATTTCACAGACAATATCGGTATTACCGCAAGATATGTGGCTGGTTTAACGGATGTTGCCAAAGACAGACCGGATCTATCTGAAGACAAAGCTAAAAACGGAGTATTCCAGGTAGGTTTAGCATATAAATTTTAA
- a CDS encoding YfiT family bacillithiol transferase: MSDLEKKKFPIGPFEVPENICDITLDTYIKVIKDFPGRLKNLIEHFTDDQLDTPYREGGWTVRQLINHLSDSHMNSFIRFKLALTEDNPTIKPYNEAKWAELQDSFHMPVKPAMRMLKGTHQRWVVLLKSLTNKQFERTFHHPEHQKNYNLRESLALYVWHCDHHFAHIENLKIEKGW; the protein is encoded by the coding sequence ATGAGTGATTTAGAGAAAAAAAAGTTCCCGATAGGACCGTTTGAAGTGCCAGAAAACATCTGTGATATCACATTGGATACTTATATCAAAGTCATTAAAGACTTTCCCGGCCGGCTAAAGAACCTCATTGAACATTTTACAGACGACCAACTGGATACACCTTACAGAGAAGGAGGCTGGACGGTAAGACAGCTGATAAATCACCTTTCAGACAGTCATATGAACAGTTTTATCCGCTTTAAACTGGCTCTCACAGAAGATAACCCTACCATAAAACCGTATAACGAGGCAAAATGGGCAGAGCTTCAGGACAGCTTTCATATGCCTGTAAAACCTGCTATGAGAATGTTAAAAGGAACCCACCAGAGATGGGTAGTGCTTCTTAAAAGCCTTACCAATAAACAGTTTGAAAGGACTTTCCATCATCCCGAGCATCAGAAAAATTATAATTTAAGAGAAAGTCTTGCATTGTATGTGTGGCACTGTGATCATCATTTTGCTCATATTGAAAACCTGAAGATTGAGAAAGGTTGGTAA
- a CDS encoding glycerophosphodiester phosphodiesterase family protein, with protein MKNALFTGIFIVFTQFYASQSFDRQAHRGGKSLYPENTIPAMKNGLKMNVSTLEMDLAITKDKKVILSHDAFLSPELVTKPNGTYIPKDSGFYYKIYEMSYAKIKTFDVGMKKLENYPDQKKMKVQKPLFSDVIDASEAYARELKRLLPYYNIETKTRPFSDNIFHPEPKEFVDLMMKIIIEKKIQDRVIIQSFDPRTLEILHKEYPGIMTALLVEKVDDKKLAQQQAYFKNIPVEKFRMYPDHMNGVAGDMKFLSFTPTIYSPEHNLVTPQLVKECHSLGMKVIPWTVNTRERLKELKEMGIDGVISDDPRIFE; from the coding sequence ATGAAAAATGCACTATTCACGGGTATTTTTATTGTATTTACCCAATTTTATGCTTCACAATCTTTTGACAGGCAGGCACACCGCGGAGGAAAATCCCTTTACCCGGAAAATACAATACCGGCTATGAAAAACGGATTAAAAATGAATGTTTCCACATTGGAAATGGATCTGGCCATAACAAAAGATAAAAAAGTAATTCTTTCCCATGATGCTTTTCTTTCACCTGAATTGGTAACAAAACCAAATGGAACCTATATTCCCAAGGATTCGGGGTTTTATTATAAAATTTATGAAATGTCTTATGCAAAGATCAAAACCTTTGATGTAGGAATGAAAAAACTGGAAAACTATCCTGATCAAAAGAAAATGAAGGTTCAGAAACCTCTCTTTTCAGACGTCATTGATGCATCTGAAGCTTATGCCCGTGAATTGAAAAGGCTGTTACCTTATTATAATATAGAAACCAAAACACGTCCTTTCTCAGACAATATATTCCATCCCGAACCCAAAGAGTTTGTGGATCTGATGATGAAGATCATTATTGAAAAAAAGATCCAGGACAGGGTGATCATTCAGTCTTTTGATCCAAGAACACTGGAAATTCTTCATAAAGAATATCCTGGAATAATGACTGCTTTACTCGTAGAAAAGGTTGATGATAAAAAGCTGGCCCAGCAGCAGGCTTATTTTAAAAATATTCCGGTAGAAAAGTTCAGAATGTATCCTGATCATATGAATGGAGTAGCCGGAGATATGAAGTTCCTGAGTTTTACTCCTACAATTTACAGCCCGGAACATAATCTTGTAACGCCCCAATTAGTAAAGGAATGCCACTCATTAGGCATGAAAGTAATCCCATGGACTGTGAATACCAGAGAAAGATTAAAGGAATTAAAAGAAATGGGAATAGATGGGGTGATCAGTGATGATCCGAGAATATTTGAATAA
- a CDS encoding DEAD/DEAH box helicase, translating into MSFESLGLSHNIIRSVKKLGYLKPFPIQEQAVPVILQGKDLMGIAQTGSGKTACFVMPILEKLQNAEVKKDRNVQVLILVPTRELAIQIDEVFRAFTENLKREVRTMAVYGGVSINPQMKGMFGVEVLIATPGRLLDLIDHNALSISGIKHLVIDEADKMFQLGFGEEMNKLFAMMPVAKQTTLFSATLNDKVSKMKERLSINPAIIEIKKEEVEIDNIEQLAYHVAPENKGPFLRYLIKEKKVEKALVFVSSTRSADNLVEKLKKNKIKAVAIHSQKSQGARRNNLEEFKVNGAQILVATDLIGRGIHIESLPCVINYELPRSPLDYIHRIGRTGRANEKGIAISILTDDELQHFRVIQKKMGRKVTLQRTEGIDLHGY; encoded by the coding sequence ATGTCATTTGAATCGTTAGGATTATCACACAATATTATTCGTTCTGTCAAAAAGTTAGGGTATTTAAAACCGTTTCCAATCCAGGAGCAGGCTGTTCCTGTCATTTTGCAGGGAAAAGATCTGATGGGAATTGCGCAGACAGGTTCCGGGAAAACGGCGTGTTTTGTGATGCCGATTTTAGAAAAATTACAGAATGCAGAAGTAAAAAAAGATCGTAATGTTCAGGTTCTGATATTGGTTCCTACCCGTGAACTGGCTATTCAGATCGATGAAGTTTTCAGGGCATTCACAGAAAATTTAAAGAGAGAAGTCCGTACAATGGCTGTGTACGGAGGTGTTTCTATCAATCCACAGATGAAGGGAATGTTTGGTGTGGAAGTTTTGATTGCCACACCGGGACGTCTGTTAGACTTAATTGATCATAACGCATTGAGTATTTCAGGCATTAAACATTTGGTGATTGACGAAGCCGATAAAATGTTTCAGCTCGGCTTTGGCGAAGAAATGAATAAACTTTTTGCCATGATGCCTGTGGCGAAACAGACTACTTTATTTTCAGCAACCCTGAATGATAAAGTTTCAAAAATGAAAGAACGTCTTTCCATCAATCCTGCGATTATAGAAATTAAAAAAGAAGAGGTTGAAATTGACAATATCGAACAGCTGGCATACCATGTTGCTCCCGAAAATAAAGGACCTTTTTTACGATATTTAATTAAAGAAAAGAAAGTTGAAAAAGCACTTGTTTTCGTTTCATCCACAAGGTCTGCGGATAATCTGGTAGAGAAACTTAAAAAGAATAAAATAAAAGCAGTGGCCATTCACAGCCAGAAATCTCAGGGAGCGAGAAGAAACAACCTGGAAGAATTTAAAGTAAACGGAGCCCAGATTTTGGTGGCTACAGACTTAATTGGACGAGGAATCCATATTGAATCTCTGCCATGTGTTATCAATTATGAATTGCCGCGTTCGCCGCTGGATTATATTCACCGTATTGGAAGAACAGGACGCGCCAACGAAAAGGGAATCGCAATCAGTATTCTGACGGATGATGAATTACAGCATTTCCGGGTGATTCAAAAGAAAATGGGTAGAAAAGTAACCCTGCAAAGAACAGAAGGTATTGATTTACATGGATATTAA
- a CDS encoding porin family protein, with protein MKKIFLGLAIIAGTFTFAQSTSASTEATTPSTSSKIKFGLKAGLNISTLSNMDMKSKAGFYGGVFANIPVAKDFSVQPEVLYSATGAKGKGDNNTQLNLEYLSVPVMFQYKALPNLYVEAGHKF; from the coding sequence ATGAAAAAGATTTTTCTAGGCCTGGCCATTATCGCAGGTACTTTCACTTTTGCTCAGAGCACTTCTGCATCTACTGAAGCTACTACTCCATCCACATCTTCTAAAATCAAATTCGGTTTGAAAGCAGGTCTGAACATTTCTACCCTTTCCAATATGGATATGAAGTCAAAAGCAGGATTCTATGGTGGTGTATTTGCCAATATTCCTGTAGCTAAGGATTTTTCAGTGCAGCCGGAAGTTTTATATAGCGCTACGGGAGCAAAAGGAAAAGGAGATAATAATACCCAGCTTAATTTAGAATATCTTTCTGTTCCTGTCATGTTCCAATATAAGGCACTTCCTAATCTATATGTAGAAGCAGGCCACAAATTCTAA
- a CDS encoding DUF1569 domain-containing protein: MVRKSLNNPIYYQEIIDRISLLSENSTGRWGKMNVCQMLKHCDLVLQVALKNLELPRINLLFGTIGVFTKIEMYVFNNGIPRNMPTFQKLIVNFECDFDESKTNLLKTLEEFREACENGNLPDHHRLFGNMTEKDWTFLEYKHLDHHLKQFNV, encoded by the coding sequence TTGGTAAGGAAGAGTCTCAATAATCCAATATACTATCAGGAAATTATAGATAGAATTTCTTTGTTATCTGAAAACTCCACCGGAAGATGGGGAAAAATGAACGTGTGCCAAATGCTAAAACATTGTGATCTGGTTCTTCAGGTAGCTTTGAAAAATCTGGAACTTCCCCGTATCAATCTCTTGTTTGGAACAATAGGGGTTTTTACTAAAATAGAAATGTATGTTTTCAATAATGGAATTCCGAGAAACATGCCTACTTTTCAAAAACTAATCGTTAATTTTGAATGTGATTTTGATGAATCAAAAACCAATCTGCTGAAAACGCTGGAAGAATTCCGGGAAGCCTGTGAAAATGGCAATTTGCCGGATCACCACAGACTATTCGGAAACATGACTGAAAAAGACTGGACATTTTTAGAATACAAGCATCTTGATCATCATCTAAAACAATTTAATGTATGA
- a CDS encoding pseudouridine synthase — protein sequence MSRDNNNSDRPKRPRISTKKSSDDSRASRSGNSSGSKPFKKPFSKDGGKKGPEHKGSNSRFEKKPFKRNTDSFENSNDDFGSKSERKPYITNKSESYEKKSFGKPKRGGKNFDTRDKYERGSLKYGRRPSSGDDRNDDKTRSFVQKRRLNKIEKDVNKDSIRLNKYIANSGICSRREADELITQGLVEVNGKVVTEMGYQVQKTDRVVFDGQSITPEKPVYVLLNKPKGYISTTKDDKARKTVMDLVANASPYRLFPVGRLDRSTTGVILLTNDGHMTKKLTHPSFDAKKIYHVTLDKKLTGEDLRLIAEGIRLDEGVAVVDQISYIEGKPKNEVGIEIHIGWNRVIRRIFQRLGYEVEALDRVMFAGLTKKNIKRGHWRILTELEVNNLKML from the coding sequence ATGAGCAGAGATAATAATAATTCAGATAGACCAAAGAGACCAAGAATTTCAACCAAGAAAAGTTCTGATGATTCTCGTGCTTCCAGATCTGGAAATTCTTCAGGATCAAAACCTTTTAAAAAGCCTTTCTCTAAAGACGGAGGAAAAAAAGGGCCGGAACATAAAGGATCCAACTCAAGATTTGAAAAGAAACCTTTTAAAAGAAATACGGACAGTTTCGAAAATTCCAATGACGATTTTGGTTCAAAATCTGAAAGAAAACCTTATATCACCAACAAAAGTGAGAGCTATGAGAAAAAATCTTTCGGAAAACCTAAGAGAGGCGGAAAAAATTTCGATACAAGAGATAAGTATGAAAGAGGCAGTCTGAAATACGGAAGAAGACCTTCCAGCGGTGATGACAGAAATGATGACAAAACGAGATCTTTTGTTCAGAAAAGGAGATTGAATAAAATTGAAAAAGACGTTAACAAAGACAGTATCCGTCTTAATAAGTATATCGCTAATTCCGGAATCTGCAGCAGAAGAGAAGCTGATGAGCTGATTACTCAGGGATTGGTAGAAGTCAACGGAAAGGTGGTAACTGAAATGGGATATCAGGTACAGAAAACAGACAGAGTTGTTTTTGACGGACAAAGCATTACTCCTGAAAAGCCTGTATATGTACTGTTGAATAAGCCGAAAGGGTATATTTCTACTACCAAAGATGATAAAGCCAGAAAAACTGTAATGGATCTTGTTGCGAATGCTTCTCCATACAGACTTTTCCCGGTTGGAAGACTGGATCGTTCCACAACAGGAGTTATCTTACTGACCAATGACGGTCACATGACTAAAAAACTGACGCATCCTTCTTTTGATGCCAAAAAGATTTATCATGTAACATTGGATAAAAAACTTACCGGTGAAGATTTACGTCTTATTGCAGAAGGTATCCGTCTTGATGAAGGAGTAGCTGTTGTTGATCAGATTTCATATATTGAGGGGAAACCTAAAAATGAAGTCGGAATTGAGATCCACATCGGATGGAACCGTGTTATCAGAAGAATTTTCCAAAGATTAGGATACGAAGTGGAAGCTTTAGACAGAGTAATGTTTGCCGGATTAACGAAGAAGAATATCAAAAGAGGACACTGGAGAATCCTTACAGAACTGGAAGTAAACAACCTTAAAATGCTTTAA
- the aroB gene encoding 3-dehydroquinate synthase: MITILNDNFSQLNEFLHQKSFSKIFILVDENTHEYCLPVLLGNMETDLGFEILEIEAGEEMKNIQTANQLWEILTEMQADRKALVINLGGGVITDMGGFVASTYKRGIQFINIPTTLLSMCDASIGGKTGIDLMHYKNMVGTFAFPEQIFIYPKFLETLPFKELRSGFAEMLKHGLIADKNHWDQLIQIRKLEVETVVPHIQASMNIKQNVVDQDFHEQNIRKTLNFGHTIGHAVESLCLQQENPILHGEAVAMGMIAEAHLAYLENLISKEDSKIIIENIQRYYPYLDISDFKDEDITALLLNDKKNTDSKINFSLLTGIGFCNYDHQCSQKNIIEALSFYRKLNDA, translated from the coding sequence ATGATAACAATATTAAACGATAATTTTTCACAGCTCAACGAGTTTCTTCACCAGAAATCTTTCAGTAAAATTTTTATTCTTGTAGATGAAAATACTCATGAATACTGTCTTCCGGTTCTTCTGGGCAATATGGAAACCGATCTTGGCTTTGAAATTTTAGAGATCGAAGCCGGAGAAGAAATGAAAAATATCCAGACAGCCAATCAGCTGTGGGAAATTCTTACGGAAATGCAGGCAGACAGAAAAGCACTGGTTATCAACCTTGGTGGTGGTGTAATTACCGATATGGGAGGATTTGTTGCCTCTACTTATAAAAGAGGAATCCAATTCATTAATATCCCTACTACCCTTTTATCGATGTGTGATGCTTCCATAGGAGGAAAAACAGGGATTGATCTGATGCACTATAAAAATATGGTTGGAACTTTTGCTTTTCCTGAACAAATCTTTATTTATCCAAAATTCTTAGAGACACTGCCTTTTAAAGAATTAAGAAGCGGATTTGCAGAAATGCTGAAACATGGACTAATTGCTGATAAAAATCATTGGGACCAGCTGATTCAGATCCGTAAACTGGAAGTGGAAACCGTTGTTCCTCATATCCAGGCTTCTATGAATATTAAACAGAATGTAGTAGATCAGGATTTCCACGAACAGAATATCAGAAAAACGCTTAATTTCGGGCACACCATCGGACATGCTGTGGAAAGTTTATGTTTACAGCAGGAAAATCCTATTCTTCACGGGGAAGCAGTTGCGATGGGAATGATTGCCGAAGCTCATCTGGCATATCTTGAAAATCTTATCTCTAAAGAAGATTCAAAAATTATCATTGAAAACATCCAGAGATACTATCCATACCTCGACATCAGCGATTTTAAAGATGAAGATATTACCGCATTATTACTGAATGATAAAAAGAATACAGACAGTAAAATCAACTTTTCTCTGCTTACAGGGATAGGTTTCTGCAACTATGATCATCAGTGCAGCCAGAAAAATATCATTGAAGCTTTATCTTTTTATAGAAAACTGAATGATGCCTAG
- a CDS encoding porin family protein produces MKKLFLGLALTAGTLAFAQETETKTETKTVNASPLKKDVQPIRFGIKAGGNSAYFSEQKFGINTQQLGFHAGAFVNIPLSKHFSLQPEVLYNQMGAKDVISSTETDNGITNVKTKEEGRVKMNYISVPLMLQMRPTEKFYVEAGPEFSYFINGKTKGERSVASTTGGVTTTTTSSNTEDIDKDQINKFNFGLGLGLGYDITSNIGISARYVNSLTKIDKSRPAAENNNRVFQLGLNYKF; encoded by the coding sequence ATGAAGAAGTTATTTTTAGGATTAGCATTAACTGCTGGTACACTAGCTTTCGCTCAGGAGACAGAAACAAAGACGGAAACGAAAACAGTCAATGCATCACCACTAAAAAAAGATGTACAACCCATTAGATTCGGAATCAAGGCCGGAGGAAACTCAGCTTATTTCAGTGAGCAAAAGTTTGGAATCAACACACAACAACTAGGTTTCCACGCAGGTGCATTCGTTAATATTCCACTTTCAAAACATTTCAGCTTACAGCCAGAGGTATTATACAACCAAATGGGAGCAAAAGATGTAATTTCATCTACAGAAACTGATAATGGAATTACGAATGTAAAAACTAAAGAAGAAGGTAGAGTAAAGATGAACTATATTTCAGTTCCGTTAATGCTTCAGATGAGACCTACAGAGAAATTTTACGTTGAAGCCGGACCTGAATTCAGTTATTTCATCAACGGAAAAACTAAAGGAGAAAGAAGTGTAGCAAGTACTACAGGAGGTGTTACTACAACCACTACAAGTTCTAATACTGAAGATATCGACAAAGATCAGATCAATAAATTCAATTTCGGATTGGGTCTTGGTTTAGGATATGATATCACATCCAACATCGGTATCAGCGCAAGATATGTAAATAGCTTGACAAAAATTGATAAAAGCAGACCTGCTGCTGAAAACAACAACAGAGTATTTCAGTTAGGTCTTAACTACAAATTCTAA
- a CDS encoding Crp/Fnr family transcriptional regulator — translation MKNINNYLAKVLNVPLQNVNTCSLHYEVKKIPKNQFLLQYGEICRHIFFVEKGLLKMYSIDKNGKEHIIQFAPESWLISDRSSLYFNEKSIYYIEAVEDSEVLFLHPDFFNKLVEQFPNSIERSDFLLQKHIRSLQNRINSLLGETAEERYMKFIKMYPDLLLRVPQWMIASYLGITPESLSRVRKELARKNFIPDNK, via the coding sequence ATGAAGAATATAAATAATTATTTAGCCAAAGTTTTAAATGTTCCACTTCAGAATGTGAACACCTGCAGCCTGCACTATGAGGTAAAGAAAATTCCAAAAAATCAGTTTCTTCTTCAGTATGGTGAAATTTGCCGTCATATATTCTTCGTAGAAAAAGGGCTTTTAAAAATGTATTCCATTGATAAAAACGGAAAAGAACATATTATACAGTTTGCTCCGGAAAGCTGGCTGATTTCTGACCGAAGCAGTCTTTATTTCAATGAAAAGTCTATTTATTATATAGAAGCCGTGGAGGATTCTGAGGTTTTGTTTCTCCATCCTGACTTCTTCAACAAACTGGTAGAACAATTTCCGAACAGTATTGAAAGAAGTGATTTTCTCCTTCAGAAACACATCAGAAGCCTTCAGAACAGGATCAACTCTTTGCTGGGAGAGACTGCAGAAGAAAGATATATGAAATTCATCAAAATGTATCCGGATTTACTGCTGAGAGTTCCGCAATGGATGATTGCATCTTATCTGGGAATTACTCCTGAGAGTCTGAGCCGAGTAAGAAAAGAACTGGCAAGGAAAAATTTCATCCCGGATAATAAATAA
- a CDS encoding porin family protein has translation MKKLFAVIVIAGCLFANAQEKHQSKSSPVTFGVKAGFNGSTLTRGDGYEYDNNEKIKAGFHAGVFANIPVSEKFSIQPELLFSQLGSKSDYNYRTSSGNYRKTQHYDYRTTLNYLSLPVMVQYNILPQLYVEAGPEFGYLLGGKTKGDLTTIETTGNSVTVQRTEYISQSISKSLFNRFNVGLGIGAGYYFTENFGVTARFTAGLTEVYKYNDGDKVRNNALQVGVVYRFK, from the coding sequence ATGAAAAAACTCTTTGCAGTAATTGTAATTGCAGGTTGCCTTTTCGCGAATGCGCAGGAAAAACATCAGTCAAAATCTTCTCCTGTCACTTTTGGTGTTAAAGCAGGTTTTAACGGTTCTACACTTACCAGAGGAGATGGCTATGAATATGATAACAATGAGAAAATCAAAGCAGGTTTTCATGCAGGAGTGTTTGCGAATATTCCTGTTTCTGAGAAATTCAGCATCCAGCCAGAGCTTCTTTTCAGTCAGCTGGGATCAAAATCAGACTATAACTACAGAACCAGCTCGGGAAACTACAGAAAGACACAACACTATGATTATAGGACAACATTAAATTACCTTTCTCTTCCTGTAATGGTTCAATACAATATTCTTCCGCAGCTTTATGTAGAAGCAGGTCCTGAATTCGGATATCTGCTGGGAGGAAAGACAAAAGGAGATTTAACCACTATCGAGACTACCGGAAATTCAGTTACAGTACAGCGTACGGAATATATTTCACAGAGCATTTCAAAAAGCCTTTTTAATCGTTTCAATGTAGGATTAGGTATTGGTGCCGGATATTATTTCACTGAAAACTTTGGCGTAACCGCAAGATTTACGGCTGGGCTTACTGAAGTTTACAAATACAACGACGGTGATAAAGTAAGAAATAATGCACTTCAGGTAGGAGTAGTATACCGATTTAAATAG